From the genome of Pelotomaculum isophthalicicum JI:
AGGCGGCTTCTTCTTATGAAGATATAGCTGAAAAAATTATTGATATTGATTTGGAGTTGTAAAAACGACAAAATTCAACAATTTAATATCCTGAAGTCGAAAAATATGGTAATATAAGGACAGTGGAGTAGTTTCATGAATTTTGTTCATGTTCCGGTGATGTTGATTGAGGCTGTCACTGGACTTAACATCAAACGAAATGGTGTTTACGTTGACTGCACACTTGGCGGCGCGGGGCATAGTGAAGCCATATTAAAACAGATCGGTCCCCACGGGCGGTTGATAGCGTTTGATCAGGACCCGGAGGCCATAGCTTATGCCAGTGAAAAATTGGCGCCGTACCGGGGCAAGGTGGAGTTGGTGCGGGCTAACTTCAAAGATTTGGCGGTTAAACTAAAGCAGTTAAAAATTGAATCTGTCGATGGAGTGTTGTTCGATCTCGGCGCTTCGTCACATCAGTTCGACGACCCGGCCCGGGGTTTCAGCTACCTGAATAACGCTCCATTGGACATGAGGATGAATCCTGAGCAAGAAATAACTGCCAGGGAACTTGTTAATAAATTGACAGTAAAAGAGTTGGCCCGGATCATCAAAGAATATGGTGAGGAACGCTGGGCATCCAGGATAGCCGAATTTATCCATGCGGAAAGAAGTCACCAGGCAATTGAGACTACCGGCCAACTGGTTGAAATAATCAAGAAAGCAATTCCAGCCCGAGCCAGGCGTAGTGGGCCACACCCGGCCAAACGGACTTTTCAGGCATTGCGCATAGCGGTTAACGGCGAACTTGAGGTTTTAGCCGGAGCTGTACGTTCTGCTGTCCAGGTTCTCGGTAACGGGGGAAGGATTTGTGTTATTTCTTTTCACTCATTAGAGGATCGTATTATTAAAGACCTATTTCGAGAACTTGCCGCGCCTTGCTCTTGTCCGAAAGAATTCCCGGTATGCGTTTGCGGCAAAAAAAAGGTTCTAAATATTATTACGACGAAGCCGATGGTGCCCGGACCTGCCGAATTAGAATGCAATCCCAGGTCCAGAAGCGCCAGGCTCAGGATAGCGGAAAAAATATTAAATTAGTAGTGATAAATCATTGTCACTTGCATCTATCTAATGGTGAAGCGAAGCTTCATGGGCGTCTGGCTACTGAATACTGACTACTATGGAATAATCTACCTCGGCATATGTTCAGTTGTTCTATTCTTCAGGGGGCGTGAATAAGATTGATTGTAGCTCGGGAGAAGACAGGCAGCTATGGTTTTTTTGATGAATCGTTTCAATCGAGAAAAACACGCAGGCGCAGTGCGGTTTTCAAAAGTGAAAAACTCGCGCTTACCGGCTTCGTTCTTGCGATTTTTTTAGTGGGTGTATTTATTACTTATTACTGTTCCCAGCTATTTACCCTCGGTTATCAAATAAACCGCCTGAATAAAGAACTGGCCGCCCTTCGCGTGGAAAATCACGGATTGGATGAGGAGATTCAACAACTGGTAAAACTGGATAATATTGAATACCTGGCTGTTCATAAGCTTAATATGGTTAAACCGGATGCTAATAATTATTTAGTAGTCACCGTTGCCGACCCGACTTCACGTGAATTGACTACCCAGTCAAAAGAACAGAACAGCCAACCGCTTGCCGTTTCCTGGGGTGAAAAAGAAAAAAACCGCTTGATTAAAACCTTTGATGAACTAGTTAACCGGTTTGAAAATAAAAACTGGCTAGAGTCAAGGTTACGGTTTTGGGAGGGGGCAAATGCAAACAACAAACATATTGATTCGAAAGAGAATAACCATACTGTTTCTAACAACCGTTGCTGTTTTCTTGTTTCTGGTTTTGCGTTTGGGCTGGCTTCAACTTGTTGAAGGGGACAGGCTGAGAGCGGAAGCTCTGGACATTCGAACCCGGGATGTACCGGTGGAGGCCAAGCGAGGGGCGATACTTGACCGGAACGGCAATGAGCTGGTGACAAGTATTAGCGTGGATTCCGCATATGCGTTTCCTCCCCAGATTGTTGATAAACGGGGAACAGCGGATAAAATAGCCGGTGCTCTTGGAATGGATAAGGAAGATGTGTATAAAAAGCTCACTCAAAATGTGGGCTTTGTCTGGCTAAAGAGACGAATTGACTACGAATCGTCCCAAAAATTAAAGGCGCTCAAAATAGATGGTGTCGAACTAGTGGAAGAAAACAGGCGTTTTTACCGCCAGGATAGTTTGGCCGCTCACTTGCTGGGATTTGTCGGGGATGACAACCAAGGTTTAACTGGGTGTGAAAGTGTATATGACAATGAACTGAGAGGAGTCCCCGGCCGTATCGTTATTGAGAAAGATGCCGTGGGAAGAAGCATTCCTGAAGCGGTGCACAAGTATATTCCATCAGTGCCCGGCAACAACCTGGTATTGACAATTGACCAGACTATCCAGTTTTTCGTTGAAAGGGAACTGGATAAGATCACAGAGTCCTACCATCCGAAATTAGCTGTTATGATCGTAATGAATCCCAAAACAGGGGAAATCCTTGCCATGGGCAACCGGCCGACATTCAATCCGGGCGAGTGGCAGCGTTATCCCCAGTCTGTGTGGGACCATAACCCGTCCATCTGGTATAATTATGAACCCGGTTCAACTTTTAAGATCATTACAGCCGCCTCCGCCCTGGAGGAAGGCGCTGTGAGAACGAGCGACACTTTTAATGACCCCGGCTTCATTAAAGTCGCTGACCGGACAATCAGGTGCTGGTACGATGGCGGGCACGGTTTGCAAACCTTTGAAGAAGTTTGCCAGAATTCATGCAACCCAGGTTTTATTACTGTTGGTCTGAGATTGGGAAAAGAAAAATTTTATAAATACATCAACAAATTTGGTCTCGATCAAAAGACAGGCATCAGCTTGCCCGGAGAGGAAGTAGGAATTCAAATTCCCGAGAATGAAGCCACCGACTTAAATATTGCCACGATGTCGATAGGCCAGTCTATCGCAGTTACACCAATCCAGCTGGCTTGTGCCGCTTCCGCGGTGGCTAATGGGGGAGTTTTGTTAAAACCCACGCTGGTTAAGGCGATTACCGACCCTAACGGAAAAGTGCTGAAGGAATTTAAAGCTGAACCGGTTCGCCAGGTCATTTCGAAAGACACCGCTCAAACCTTAATGAGATTGCTAACTAATGTGGTCCAGAAGGGAACAGGTAGAAACGCTTTTGTCGACGGTTACGGCGCGGCGGGCAAAACCGGTACCGCCCAGGTAGTAGGACCCGGAGGTTATGTTGACGGTAAGTATGTTGCTTCGTTTATGGGCTTTGCGCCGGCGGATGACCCGCAAATTGCCGCTCTGGTGATGGTGGCCGAACCCAACGGCCCAAATTATTTCGGCAGTCAGGTCGCGGCGCCGGCCTTTAAAGCGGTAGCATTGGATAGCCTGCACTACCTGAAAGTTCCGGAAAGGACTGAAATAGAAAAGCCTAGAGATCCTTTTATGTTTCAAGAACCTAAATCTAGGGTCGTAGTTCCGAATGTCGTGAATTATCCGGTGGAGGACGCTCAAAAGGTGCTGAAGAACGCTGGATTCGTAGTTCAGACAAGAGGTCAGGGTGGTTTTGTAAGCAATCAGGTTCCCAAGGGTGGTGTTGATGTTTTGAATGGCTCCACTGTAATTCTTGAATTACAGGAAATTGACGCATCCAATGAGGTTGCCATGCCTGATTTAAAAGGACTGACAATTAAAGAAGCAGGCAGTCTGCTTGAAAAGCTGGGACTTGTCTTAAGCCCGGCAGGCACAGGTTTGGCTATCGGTCAACAGTCGCCACCCGGCTCAAAAGTACCCAGAGGGACAACAATTAACGTTGAATTTGGTGAAAGCTTTGTGCAAACTTTGCATGACTGAGTCTTTAATAAATGTCAATAATGGAAATACTATGAAATATTGTAGGGCCTGACCATTCTTAAGCATTACAATTCCTATTTGGAGGATTCTTAATTGCTTTTGAGAGAACTGCTTGAAGCGGTTGATATCCGGGCTGCCGGCGGCAATCATGATGTCCGGCTTAAAGGAATAACCTATGACTCGCGCAAGGTGCGCCCGGGTTTTCTATTCGTTTCCATAAAGGGATTTAAATCTGACGGGCATGATTATGTGGGTCAGGCAATAAAGCGAGGCGCTGTTGCGGTGGTAATGGAGCGTGAGCTTGAATTGCCGCCGGATATCGCATGGGCTGTTGTTCAAGATACCAGGCATGCTTTGGCATTACTGTCAGCGCGGTTTTTTGGCGATCCTTCCAAACAGTTGAAGATGATCGGTGTAACGGGCACCAATGGCAAAACGACGACCACCAGCCTTATCTCTTCTATCCTGAGCTCATCCGGGGAAAAAGTGGGGTTGATCGGGACTGTTCATAACAGAATTGGAGCCCGGATTATACCTGTTAGTCATACTACCCCTGAATCGACTGATTTGCAGGAATTGCTTGGAAAAATGATCGTGGAGGGAGTGGGCGCCTGTGTTATGGAAGTTTCTTCTCATGCTCTGGCGCTAAACCGGGTAGACGGCTGCGAGTTTGATATGGCTGTTTTTACAAACCTCACCCAGGATCACCTTGATTTTCACCAGAGCATGGAAGATTATTTGGAAGCAAAATTGAAGTTGTTTAAGAGCCTGAACTTGCCTGGTGATAAGGGAATTATCAAATGCGCCGTGATTAATGCCGATGATCCGGCGGCGGAGCGCTTTGCCCAAGCTGCCGGTGGTTTAATTTACACCTTCGGCGTCAAAAATACGGCTGATGTTTATGCTACAGAGATCAATGTCAACGCCCGGGGTGTCAGTTTCAATATCGGTGGGAAATTAGGCAGTTGTCAATTAAATCTTCAT
Proteins encoded in this window:
- the rsmH gene encoding 16S rRNA (cytosine(1402)-N(4))-methyltransferase RsmH, giving the protein MNFVHVPVMLIEAVTGLNIKRNGVYVDCTLGGAGHSEAILKQIGPHGRLIAFDQDPEAIAYASEKLAPYRGKVELVRANFKDLAVKLKQLKIESVDGVLFDLGASSHQFDDPARGFSYLNNAPLDMRMNPEQEITARELVNKLTVKELARIIKEYGEERWASRIAEFIHAERSHQAIETTGQLVEIIKKAIPARARRSGPHPAKRTFQALRIAVNGELEVLAGAVRSAVQVLGNGGRICVISFHSLEDRIIKDLFRELAAPCSCPKEFPVCVCGKKKVLNIITTKPMVPGPAELECNPRSRSARLRIAEKILN
- a CDS encoding septum formation initiator family protein, with the protein product MIVAREKTGSYGFFDESFQSRKTRRRSAVFKSEKLALTGFVLAIFLVGVFITYYCSQLFTLGYQINRLNKELAALRVENHGLDEEIQQLVKLDNIEYLAVHKLNMVKPDANNYLVVTVADPTSRELTTQSKEQNSQPLAVSWGEKEKNRLIKTFDELVNRFENKNWLESRLRFWEGANANNKHIDSKENNHTVSNNRCCFLVSGFAFGLASTC
- a CDS encoding stage V sporulation protein D, which produces MQTTNILIRKRITILFLTTVAVFLFLVLRLGWLQLVEGDRLRAEALDIRTRDVPVEAKRGAILDRNGNELVTSISVDSAYAFPPQIVDKRGTADKIAGALGMDKEDVYKKLTQNVGFVWLKRRIDYESSQKLKALKIDGVELVEENRRFYRQDSLAAHLLGFVGDDNQGLTGCESVYDNELRGVPGRIVIEKDAVGRSIPEAVHKYIPSVPGNNLVLTIDQTIQFFVERELDKITESYHPKLAVMIVMNPKTGEILAMGNRPTFNPGEWQRYPQSVWDHNPSIWYNYEPGSTFKIITAASALEEGAVRTSDTFNDPGFIKVADRTIRCWYDGGHGLQTFEEVCQNSCNPGFITVGLRLGKEKFYKYINKFGLDQKTGISLPGEEVGIQIPENEATDLNIATMSIGQSIAVTPIQLACAASAVANGGVLLKPTLVKAITDPNGKVLKEFKAEPVRQVISKDTAQTLMRLLTNVVQKGTGRNAFVDGYGAAGKTGTAQVVGPGGYVDGKYVASFMGFAPADDPQIAALVMVAEPNGPNYFGSQVAAPAFKAVALDSLHYLKVPERTEIEKPRDPFMFQEPKSRVVVPNVVNYPVEDAQKVLKNAGFVVQTRGQGGFVSNQVPKGGVDVLNGSTVILELQEIDASNEVAMPDLKGLTIKEAGSLLEKLGLVLSPAGTGLAIGQQSPPGSKVPRGTTINVEFGESFVQTLHD
- a CDS encoding UDP-N-acetylmuramoyl-L-alanyl-D-glutamate--2,6-diaminopimelate ligase, which encodes MLLRELLEAVDIRAAGGNHDVRLKGITYDSRKVRPGFLFVSIKGFKSDGHDYVGQAIKRGAVAVVMERELELPPDIAWAVVQDTRHALALLSARFFGDPSKQLKMIGVTGTNGKTTTTSLISSILSSSGEKVGLIGTVHNRIGARIIPVSHTTPESTDLQELLGKMIVEGVGACVMEVSSHALALNRVDGCEFDMAVFTNLTQDHLDFHQSMEDYLEAKLKLFKSLNLPGDKGIIKCAVINADDPAAERFAQAAGGLIYTFGVKNTADVYATEINVNARGVSFNIGGKLGSCQLNLHLTGLFNVYNALGAFTAAAALGVPQEIIKDALENVQGVPGRFEQVDAGQDFTVIVDYAHTPDGLENILKTARQLTRGRLITVYGCGGDRDRGKRPMMGSIAAKYSDFQIITSDNPRTENPAIIIQGIIEGVLPLVQKENYLVEQDRRKAIGLAISMARKDDVVIIAGKGHEDYQIIGTEKFPFDDRREAVLAIKELRGDKMD